A single region of the Acidobacteriota bacterium genome encodes:
- a CDS encoding SDR family NAD(P)-dependent oxidoreductase, whose translation MEKEPRLIGDSTAFGALVAAIRDLRQPKHAEVSPVPDDVRIDGRTCLVTGANSGLGKAAAVELARRGGNMILACRPGHGEICEEVRRRSGSATVEVMEVDLADLGSVHRFCDILDSRRIRIDIALMNAGLMAPRARKSAQGYEMMFAVHFLSSRVMIDRWMRDGVMCPSSRPGETPRIVFVASEAHRCSHAVDFDRLGAFTDYRRKESFKYYGISKLLLCMYATELSRRLNPGDRVKVAVHAMCPGGVASNIARDTPALLKPLVNPLLQHFLQPPEEAVGPAIYLCCAEEAGNTTGMYLHLMQRKSVLPAASDPGNGAGLWEASEKLAAASREFLQTP comes from the coding sequence GTGGAGAAAGAACCCCGACTCATCGGAGACAGCACGGCTTTCGGCGCGCTGGTCGCTGCAATCCGGGACCTCAGGCAGCCGAAGCACGCCGAAGTCAGCCCGGTGCCGGACGATGTACGGATCGACGGCAGGACCTGCCTGGTGACCGGCGCCAACAGCGGGCTGGGCAAAGCCGCCGCCGTTGAGCTTGCGCGGCGCGGCGGCAACATGATTCTGGCCTGCCGGCCCGGACATGGGGAAATCTGCGAAGAGGTCAGGAGGCGGTCGGGATCCGCGACCGTGGAAGTGATGGAGGTCGACCTCGCGGATCTTGGATCGGTGCATCGATTCTGCGATATCTTGGATTCACGCCGGATTCGCATTGACATTGCGCTGATGAATGCCGGACTGATGGCTCCCAGGGCCAGAAAATCCGCGCAGGGATACGAAATGATGTTTGCCGTGCATTTCCTTTCGTCGCGCGTCATGATCGACCGATGGATGCGGGACGGAGTGATGTGTCCGTCAAGCCGGCCCGGCGAGACTCCGCGGATCGTATTTGTTGCGTCCGAGGCTCACCGTTGCTCCCACGCTGTCGATTTCGATCGTCTGGGTGCATTCACGGACTACCGCAGGAAGGAAAGCTTCAAATACTACGGCATCAGCAAGCTGCTGTTGTGCATGTACGCGACCGAGCTCTCCCGTCGCCTGAACCCGGGCGACAGAGTCAAGGTGGCAGTGCACGCGATGTGCCCCGGAGGTGTGGCTTCAAACATTGCCAGGGACACGCCGGCACTGCTCAAACCGCTGGTCAACCCGCTCTTGCAGCACTTCCTGCAACCTCCGGAAGAGGCCGTGGGACCGGCGATTTACCTGTGCTGTGCCGAGGAAGCCGGCAACACCACGGGAATGTATCTCCACCTGATGCAACGGAAATCCGTTCTCCCGGCCGCATCCGATCCGGGAAACGGAGCCGGACTATGGGAAGCCAGTGAAAAGCTGGCGGCGGCATCGCGGGAATTCCTCCAAACCCCCTAA